The nucleotide sequence TCATATTGCTGAGGACGGAATTGATCAAAATCAATCACCCCCCATACATGATTAGTGAAATAATCAAAAGTAACAAAAGTAATCCGAGTCGCTGAAGAACTTTGGGTAAGTAGTGAAAGAatgacaacgacaacatacatagaaTCATATTGATGGAATTGATCAACATGTATAGAATCATATTGCTGAGGACGGAATTTATCAAAATCAATCGCCCCCCATACATGATATGACAAGAGTCTCACtgagcactagatgcacttacagtactatcttgcagatggtatctACCCTCCTCGGTGCATATTAGTCAAGAGCATCGGAGACTGAAAAGAGGCAGGAGCATCAATGTGAATTTGTAAGGGTAtaagaggcagcccgaaaagatATTGATTGATCATTCGGGTTTTGTAATCTAGGTTAATCATTGTTCatggtcctgctcgtttttgggacAAGCGATCCTTAAAAAATATCATGACATGCTgcgttattcttcacaatatgatTTTCAATGATGAGAGGCATGAACTTGAAATTCTATTCTTTCGCGATAATATGGGTAACCATGTTaaaccagctagagaccctaacCGCATTACAACATTTCTTCAGACCTACCGAAAAAATAAAAATGCAAACACCCACTTTCAGCTTTATGAAGATCTCATTGAGCATCATTGACAAAGGGCTGATTAATTTCATTGAATTCACGTGTGATTTGTATCCGGACAAGTTTCGTATTGAATTATTTAGTTTGCTTTCCTGATTTCAATAATTATTTGTAAGTTAAATGATGATTTGTATCCGGACAAGTTTCGTATTGAATTATTTAGTTTGCTTTCCTGATTTCAATAATTATTTGTAAGTTAAATGATTGTTTGTATTATAATATTGACATTTTATCTTATATTGTATTATGATTCTGAATATGTGGTATATCCTATTTGTGGCCCGTGGCCCGCCGCGGGCGCCGGCCGACCATGCCCGTAAAACGGCGGCCCCCGCGGTATGCACGACCGACACCCTCGGCGGCCCGCAAAACCGTTTTTCCGAACTGTAAATCGCACCCTCGGCGGCCCGCAAAACCGTTTTTCCGAACTGTAAATCGCAGAAGAACCCCTTCGGGTAAGTGAAAGAATCAAAAGTAAACCAAAGTAACTTGAGTGGCTGAAGAACCCTTTGGGTAAGTAGTGAAAGAATCAAAAGTAACAAAAGGAGTAACCAAAGTAACTTGAGTGGCTGAAGAACCCTTTGGGTAAGTAGTGAAAGAATCAAAACTAACAAAAGTAATCTGAGTCGCTGAAGAACTTTGGGTAAGTAGTGAAAGAatgacaacgacaacatacatataATCATATTGACGGAATTGATCAACATGTAGAGAATCATATTGCTGAGGACGGAATTGATCAAAATCAATCACCCCCCATACATGATTAGTGAAATAATCAAAAGTAACAAAAGTAATCTGAGTCGCTGAAGAACTTTGGGTAAGTAGTGAAAGAatgacaacgacaacatacatagaaTCATATTGATGGAATTGATCAACATGTATAGAATCATATTGCTGAGGACGGAATTTATCAAAATCAATCGCCCCCCATACATGATATGACAAGAGTCTCACTGAGCAGAAAAAAAGATTTGCACCAGCCGGGAATCGAACCCGGGTCTGTACCGTGGCAGGGTACTATTCTACCACTAGACCACTGGTGCTTCATGTCACAGATGGTATTTTCCAGTTTCCATTCCTTCTTACCGCAGTCAGAATGGATTGCAATCACAAAGATCTGTCATGCGACAGTACCCGGCTGATAAGAAGTTACTTCATTTATTGGATCAAAATTACAAAGGCTGCTCGTTGCCATGCGTATACAGGCACGCTACAGAACAGACCACACACGATTGGCAAGGAGAAGTAACAAGAAGGTCAGACACACACAGAGCCGAGTGTCAAAATCCACAAGAACTCCTTAGAAGACGGCCGTGATCTCGGCCTCCCCGAGCACGTGCCCCTCGATGGCCTCCATGACCTTGTCCACAGTCACCTGCAAAACCCAGCACCACGAATCAGTGCTCACTCACACGTTAAAAAGTTCAGAGCAGAGTTATTACTACGATGGAAGTTTGCTTGCCTTGTTGCCGAGGCTGAGCACGTCGTCGAGCGCGTAGAGCCGGAACTGGATGCGGTGACCGTGGGAGTCCGGGACGGGGCCGCGCCACCCGGGCTGCTTCCAGTCGTTGACCCCCTCCTGGACGCCGCCTGCGCCGCTGCCGGCGTTGGCGTTGCCCCCGGCGCCGGAGAAGCCCTCGGGCAGCCCCTTCTCCTCGGGCGAGATGTTGGCCACCACCCAGTGCGTCCACGGCACCCGCTCG is from Triticum aestivum cultivar Chinese Spring chromosome 1B, IWGSC CS RefSeq v2.1, whole genome shotgun sequence and encodes:
- the LOC123094021 gene encoding UPF0098 protein CPn_0877/CP_0992/CPj0877/CpB0906 — encoded protein: MVTHSLTATRTIQRTHRTSISSSRERQEERPAGEMAQEGLRLVCPPVSAHEGRLPRQYTLEGQGAKKDISPPLEWYGVPDGTRSLAVVVQDIDADERVPWTHWVVANISPEEKGLPEGFSGAGGNANAGSGAGGVQEGVNDWKQPGWRGPVPDSHGHRIQFRLYALDDVLSLGNKVTVDKVMEAIEGHVLGEAEITAVF